One genomic window of Gracilinema caldarium DSM 7334 includes the following:
- the leuC gene encoding 3-isopropylmalate dehydratase large subunit produces MGKTLLDKVWETHKVATLPSGEDQLFIGLHLIHEVTSPQAFAMIRERGFRVKHPERTVATVDHIVPTDDTSRPLKDDLAEEMLKALEENTSAQGIRFFSWGSGNQGIVHVIGPELGLTQPGMTIVCGDSHTSTHGAFGAVAFGIGTSQIRDVLATQTLAVSKPKVRRINFVGKPGPGVYAKDYILALIARLGVKGGIGYAYEYGGPAVEALSMEGRLTLCNMSIEGGARCGYINPDAVTVEYLRGRPYAPEGPAFEAARDYWLSMASDRDAIYDDEVTIDVSTLAPMVTWGITPGQGIPISEKLPHPEDLGEDAELARSAYAHMGLEPGKHVLGTPIQVAFIGSCTNGRLSDLREAAAILRGRHVAPGVRALVVPGSEQVRAAAEAEGLDQVFTEAGFEWRQAGCSMCLAMNPDRLKGNELCASSSNRNFIGRQGSARGRTMLMSPAMVAAAAIRGAIADVREFLA; encoded by the coding sequence ATGGGAAAAACATTGCTCGACAAGGTCTGGGAAACCCATAAGGTTGCCACCCTGCCTTCGGGAGAAGATCAGCTATTTATAGGACTGCACCTCATTCATGAAGTTACCTCCCCCCAAGCCTTCGCCATGATCCGGGAGCGGGGTTTTAGAGTAAAGCATCCTGAACGAACCGTCGCCACCGTAGACCATATCGTCCCCACGGACGACACGAGCCGCCCCCTGAAGGATGACCTGGCGGAAGAAATGCTCAAAGCCCTGGAAGAAAACACCTCCGCCCAGGGGATCCGTTTCTTTTCCTGGGGGAGCGGTAACCAGGGTATTGTCCATGTGATCGGCCCGGAACTGGGACTCACCCAGCCGGGGATGACCATTGTGTGCGGCGATTCCCATACATCCACCCATGGAGCCTTTGGGGCCGTTGCCTTTGGGATTGGCACGAGTCAGATCCGGGACGTTCTGGCGACCCAGACATTGGCGGTCTCGAAACCGAAGGTCAGGCGCATCAATTTTGTAGGCAAACCGGGGCCGGGGGTCTATGCAAAGGACTATATTCTGGCCCTCATTGCCAGGCTCGGCGTAAAGGGCGGCATCGGCTATGCCTATGAATACGGCGGCCCTGCGGTAGAAGCCCTTTCCATGGAGGGCCGACTCACCCTCTGCAACATGAGCATCGAAGGGGGAGCCCGCTGTGGCTATATCAACCCGGATGCTGTTACCGTGGAGTACCTGCGGGGCCGGCCCTATGCGCCAGAGGGACCAGCCTTTGAAGCGGCCCGGGACTACTGGCTTTCCATGGCTTCGGACCGCGATGCGATCTATGACGACGAAGTCACCATCGATGTCTCGACCCTGGCACCTATGGTAACCTGGGGTATCACACCGGGCCAGGGGATTCCCATTTCTGAAAAGCTTCCGCACCCCGAAGACCTGGGGGAGGATGCGGAACTGGCCCGGAGCGCCTATGCCCACATGGGGCTGGAACCGGGGAAACATGTCCTGGGGACACCGATACAGGTAGCCTTTATCGGAAGCTGTACCAACGGCAGACTGAGCGACCTCCGGGAAGCTGCGGCAATTCTGCGTGGAAGACATGTCGCTCCGGGGGTGCGGGCCCTGGTAGTTCCCGGTTCTGAACAGGTGCGGGCCGCCGCGGAGGCGGAGGGGCTGGACCAGGTTTTTACCGAAGCAGGGTTCGAGTGGCGCCAGGCGGGCTGTTCCATGTGCCTGGCCATGAACCCGGACCGTCTTAAGGGGAATGAGCTTTGTGCCTCATCATCGAACCGGAACTTTATCGGCCGTCAGGGCTCCGCCCGGGGACGGACCATGTTGATGAGCCCCGCCATGGTTGCGGCCGCCGCAATCCGGGGAGCTATTGCGGATGTACGGGAGTTTTTAGCATGA
- the leuD gene encoding 3-isopropylmalate dehydratase small subunit — MIDTRIFFITSRAVPVRGDDIDTDRIIPARFLRCVTFDGLGEQAFRDERFDEQGKEKPHPFNDVRYRGAEILVVNRNFGCGSSREHAPQALARWGIRALLGISFADIFAGNCAAIGLPVVTAPDEPVRKLQGLLEADPTLQVTLDLEALRCQVQQTPARIGSNHQSELVLEFPLTMNESHRQKFLAGTWDTMATLLQQEAAIGAVAARLPYMKGFSYEQYHH, encoded by the coding sequence ATGATTGATACTCGGATTTTTTTTATAACAAGCCGGGCTGTCCCAGTGCGGGGGGATGACATCGATACGGACCGGATCATTCCGGCCCGGTTCCTTCGCTGTGTTACCTTTGACGGCCTGGGAGAACAGGCCTTTCGGGATGAGCGGTTCGATGAACAGGGCAAGGAAAAGCCCCACCCCTTTAACGATGTACGCTACCGGGGTGCGGAAATTCTCGTGGTGAACCGGAATTTCGGTTGCGGCTCTTCCCGGGAACATGCCCCCCAGGCCTTAGCCCGCTGGGGCATCCGGGCCCTCCTCGGCATTTCCTTTGCGGACATCTTTGCGGGGAACTGCGCCGCCATCGGCCTGCCGGTTGTAACCGCCCCGGATGAACCGGTACGGAAGCTTCAGGGCCTTCTCGAAGCAGACCCCACCCTACAGGTAACCCTGGACCTGGAAGCCCTGCGCTGCCAGGTACAGCAGACACCGGCCAGAATAGGCTCAAACCATCAATCTGAACTGGTATTGGAATTCCCCCTTACCATGAACGAGTCCCATCGGCAGAAATTCCTCGCCGGGACCTGGGACACCATGGCAACCCTGCTCCAGCAGGAAGCAGCCATCGGGGCTGTCGCGGCGCGGCTCCCCTATATGAAAGGATTTTCCTATGAACAGTACCACCACTAA